A portion of the Suricata suricatta isolate VVHF042 chromosome 11, meerkat_22Aug2017_6uvM2_HiC, whole genome shotgun sequence genome contains these proteins:
- the CCDC88B gene encoding coiled-coil domain-containing protein 88B isoform X1, which yields MDGGEGPRLRDFLSGSLATWALGLAGLVGEAEVPEREEEEEGEGPLCPEKRFLHLIDGALLLRVLGIVIPTSRGGPQMLRGHDGPAAQRIHNLNHLWGRLRDFYQEELQLLILSPPPDLQTLGFDPFSEEAVEELEGILRLLLGASVQCEHRELFIRHIQGLSLEVQSELAAAIQEVTQPGAGVVLALAVREPGELEPQELEMLLRSLMGTLLRLARERDMGAQRLAEMLLERQAAPLLPEAPARTPLEAPSHHLALQLANTKAQLRRLQQELEEKAELLLDSQAEVQGLEAEIRRLRQKAQALSGQAQRAELYREEVEALRERTGRLLRLQEELRRCREQLQALQACKSQLEEERVLSRALEASKALLEEQLEVAQGRCARLHETQRENLLLRTRLGEAHAELDSLRHQVDQLAEENVELELQLQRSLEPPLGSPGEAPPPGAAPSLHDEVREAEAGRLRTLERENQELRGLLRVLEGQPGGQHPLLEEQSEDALLPEPDVAPQACLASDRGPQDLAGQVRDEGTQALDLAPPVSDSVHETLPVCPQAPDSVPQVIERPLHVAAEASQNTDLTLQGSGPAVAAQESPEKAGPGALLQTPTSVVPPQAPGTEIQAELLGRETGESGPEVRVSRQGGPGSKPGPSELSLCAQLEERKTPDQGLDPPKGQMEARAHNQKLEGRAGDPAQQNLQQKSEGASEAQPQEEPILEEVLAGGVPEQEALRVEVAQLRREAEALRAELEAQAWRLEARGSEAARLSEELAQARKAEAESHREVEAQALEKARLRDAVEAAGRELEAASREREALAEALAASGRERRQWEREGPRLRARAEAAEERLQVLESEGCQRLQEAGREREALKEELEKAVLRGQELGARLEQLQGELGQATLERQAFLREQEIQQQRYQGLEQRLEAELQAAATSKEEALRELKARAQQLEQELVRLRQGPAGLGTERHDEHMIPGAQSGRLIEMERSNATLVAEKVALQGQLQHLEGQLGSLQSRAQELLLQSQRAQEHSSRLQAEKSILEMQGQELHRKLGVLEEEVRVARQAHEETRGQQQALLRDHEALTQLQRRQEAELEGLLVRHRDLKANMRTLELAHRELQGRHEQLQAQRASVEAQEVALLAERERLMQDGHRQRGLEEELRRLQSEHERAQMLLAEVSRERGELQGERGELRGRLARLELERAQLEVQSQRLRESNQQLDLSACRLTTQCELLTELRSAQEEENRQLLAEVQALSRENRELLERSLESRDHLHREQREYLDQLNALRREKQKLVEKIMDQYRVLEPGPLPRTKKGSWLADKGPCHRHPCAEPRALSACGMRPWKVGSGGNSAQGSLWGGARSHSALGTLPGNDSGSGGQDPLGHPAPVAKDLAWGGMAPSRPCQNTKQMPMERASRCRSWRNPPSPLPSASDTPRTGGLGVKSSHCWSPSEAPRQSSNSGMRAICSQSLGAPGRSKACTGAPRWGWEKPVDRGDYWSPRAAPSRGPDSAMRPSLRRPSLGDPPAEGHRQEWPREPPARSGRRAKDHPPRTVAWADL from the exons ATGGATGGGGGCGAGGGGCCCAGACTCAGAGACTTCCTGAGTGGGAGCCTGGCCACCTGG GCACTGGGACTGGCCGGCCTGGTGGGAGAGGCGGAGGTGccggagagggaagaggaggaggaaggagaggggcccCTTTGCCCAGAGAAGAGGTTCCTGCATCTCATCGATGGGGCCCTGCTGCTCCGGGTGCTGGGCATCGT AATTCCCACATCCCGAGGGGGTCCTCAGATGCTCAGGGGCCACGATGGCCCCGCAGCCCAGCGAATACATAACCTGAACCACCTGTGGGGCCGTCTGAGGGATTTCTACCAG gaggAACTGCAGCTGCTGATCCTGTCGCCACCCCCAGACCTCCAGACGTTGGGGTTTGACCCCTTCTCAG AGGAGGCAGTAGAGGAATTGGAAGGCATCCTTCGGCTCTTGCTGGGGGCGTCAGTGcag TGCGAACACCGGGAACTCTTCATCCGACACATACAGGGCCTCAGCCTCGAGGTCCAGAGCGAGTTGGCTGCTGCCATCCAGGAG GTGACCCAGCCCGGGGCAGGCGTGGTGCTGGCACTAGCTGTGCGAGAGCCCGGGGAGCTGGAGCCCCAGGAGCTGGAGATGCTGCTCCGGAGCCTGATGGGGACTTTGTTAAGGCTGGCGCGGGAGCGCGACATGGGGGCCCAG CGCTTGGCTGAAATGCTGCTGGAGCGACAGGCGGCCCCTTTGCTGCCCGAGGCGCCTGCTAGGACTCCTCTAGAGGCCCCCTCACACCACCTGGCCCTGCAGCTGGCCAACACCAAGGCCCAGCTGCGGCGCCTGCAGCAGGAGCT GGAAGAGAAGGCCGAGCTGCTGCTAGACTCCCAGGCAGAGGTGCAGGGCTTGGAGGCCGAAATCCGAAGGCTCCGCCAGAAG GCCCAGGCGCTGTCGGGACAGGCCCAGCGGGCCGAGCTGTACCGCGAGGAGGTCGAGGCGCTGCGGGAGCGGACCGGCCGCCTGCTCCGCCTGCAGGAGGAGCTGCGACGCTGCCGCGAGCAGCTGCAGGCGCTCCAGGCCTGCAAAAGCCAGCTGGAG GAGGAACGGGTGCTCTCCAGAGCTCTAGAAGCCTCCAAGGCTCTCCTGGAGGAGCAGCTGGAGGTGGCTCAAGGGCGCTGTGCCCGGCTGCACGAGACCCAGCGCGAGAATCTGTTGCTTCGGACCCGTTTGGGCGAGGCCCACGCG GAGTTGGACTCCCTGCGGCATCAGGTGGACCAGCTGGCAGAGGAGAACGTGGAGCTGGAGCTGCAGCTGcagcggagcctggagcctcccctGGGCTCTCCTGGGGAGG CACCCCCACCCGGAGCAGCCCCTTCACTTCATGACgaagtgagagaggcagaggccgGACGGCTGCGGACCCTGGAGAGGGAGAATCAGGAGCTTCGGGGCCTGCTTCGGGTGCTAGAGGGGCAGCCTGGTGGCCAG CACCCCCTgctggaggagcagagtgaggatGCCTTGCTTCCAGAGCCGGATGTGGCTCCCCAGGCCTGCCTGGCCTCAGACCGTGGCCCCCAGGATTTGGCTGGCCAGGTCCGGGACGAAGGCACCCAGGCCTTGGACCTGGCTCCACCCGTATCAGACTCGGTCCATGAGACATTACCTGTGTGTCCCCAGGCACCGGACTCAGTCCCACAGGTGATAGAGAGGCCTCTCCATGTGGCTGCCGAGGCCTCTCAGAACACAGACTTGACCCTCCAGGGATCGGGGCCTGCCGTAGCAGCCCAGGAGTCCCCGGAGAAGGCTGGCCCTGGAGCCCTCCTCCAGACTCCCACCTCTGTGGTCCCACCTCAAGCTCCAGGGACAGAAATTCAGGCTGAGCTGTTGGGAAGAGAGACTGGAGAGTCAGGGCCTGAAGTCCGGGTGTCGAGACAGGGGGGCCCTGGGAGCAAGCCTGGACCCTCCGAGCTCAGCCTCTGTGCGCAACTGGAGGAGCGGAAGACCCCAGATCAAGGGCTGGACCCACCCAAGGGGCAGATGGAGGCCAGGGCGCACAATCAGAagctggagggcagggctggggacccAGCCCAGCAGAATCTGCAGCAGAAGTCGGAAGGGGCTTCAGAGGCCCAGCCCCAGGAGGAGCCTATCCTAGAGGAGGTCCTGGCTGGTGGGGTTCCAGAGCAGGAGGCCCTGAGGGTGGAGGTGGCGCAGCTGAGGAGAGAGGCCGAGGCCCTCCGAGCAGAGCTAGAGGCCCaggcctggaggctggaggcccgAGGCTCGGAAGCTGCCCGTCTCTCCGAGGAGCTGGCTCAGGCTCGGAAGGCAGAGGCCGAGTCCCATCGGGAGGTGGAGGCCCAGGCCCTGGAGAAGGCACGGCTGCGGGACGCAGTGGAGGCAGCTGGTCGCGAGCTGGAGGCTGCATCGCGGGAGCGGGAGGCGCTGGCCGAGGCCCTGGCGGCGTCCGGTCGAGAGCGGAGGCAGTGGGAGCGCGAGGGGCCCAGACTGCGGGCCCGGGCCGAGGCGGCTGAGGAGCGGCTGCAGGTGCTGGAGAGCGAGGGCTGTCAGCGGCTGCAGGAGGccggcagggagagggaggccctCAAGGAG GAGCTAGAGAAGGCCGTGCTGCgtggccaggagctgggggctCGGCTGGAACAGCTGCAGGGCGAGCTCGGACAGGCGACTCTGGAGCGCCAGGCATTTCTGCGGGAACAGGAGATCCagcagcagag GTACCAAGGCCTGGAGCAGCGGCTAGAGGCTGAGCTGCAGGCAGCGGCCACCAGCAAGGAGGAGGCCCTGAGGGAGCTCAAGGCGAGAGCCCAGCAGCTGGAGCAGGAGCTGGTCCGG CTGCGCCAGGGTCCAGCGGGGTTGGGGACTGAGCGGCACGATGAGCACATGATCCCGGGGGCCCAGAGTGGGCGGCTCATCGAGATGGAGCGGAGC AATGCAACCCTGGTGGCCGAGAAGGTGGCTCTGCAGGGACAGCTCCAGCAcctggaggggcagctgggcagcCTGCAGAGCCGGGCCCAGGAGCTCCTGCTGCAGAGTCAGCGGGCGCAGGAGCACAGCAGCCGCCTGCAG gCTGAGAAGTCTATACTGGAGATGCAGGGCCAGGAGCTGCACAGGAAGCTGGGggtgctggaggaggaggtgcgGGTGGCGCGGCAGGCCCATGAGGAGACGCGGGGGCAGCAGCAGGCTCTGCTTCGGGACCACGAGGCCCTGACACAGCTGCAGCGGCGGCAGGAGGCTGAGCTAGAGGGACTGCTGGTCCGGCACCGCGACCTCAAGGCCAACATGCGCACACTGGAGCTGGCCCACCGGGAGCTGCAGGGCCG GCACGAGCAGCTGCAGGCACAGAGGGCCAGCGTGGAGGCGCAGGAGGTGGCCCTGCTGGCAGAGCGAGAACGCCTGATGCAGGACGGGCACCGGCAGCGGGGCCTGGAGGAGGAGCTGCGGAGGCTGCAGAGTGAGCACGAGAG GGCTCAGATGCTGCTGGCAGAGGTGTCCCGGGAGCGAGGCGAGCTGCAGGGGGAACGCGGGGAGCTGCGGGGCCGCCTGGCGCGGCTGGAGCTGGAGCGCGCGCAGCTGGAGGTGCAGAGCCAGCGGCTGCGGGAGTCCAACCAGCAGCTGGACCTGAGTGCCTGCCGGCTGACCACGCAGTGCgag ctgTTGACCGAGCTCCGGAGCGCCCAGGAGGAGGAGAACCGGCAGCTGCTGGCAGAGGTGCAGGCGCTGAGCCGGGAGAACCGGGAGCTCCTGGAGCGCAGCCTGGAGAGCCGGGACCATCTGCACCGAGAGCAGCGGGAGTACCT GGACCAGCTCAACGCCTTGCGCCGGGAGAAACAGAAGCTGGTGGAGAAGATCATGGACCAGTACCGAGTGCTGGAGCCTGGGCCCCTGCCCCGGACCAA GAAGGGCAGCTGGTTGGCAGACAAG GGTCCCTGTCACCGGCACCCATGCGCAGAGCCCAGAGCTCTCTCTGCCTGCGGGATGAGACCCTGGAAGGTGGGCAGCGGCGGAAACTCAGCTCAAGGTTCCCTGTGGGGCGGAGCTCGGAGTCATTCAGCCCTGGGGACACTCCCAGGCAACGATTCAGGCAGCGGAGGCCAGGACCCCTTGGGGCACCCAGCTCCCGTGGCAAAG GACCTGGCGTGGGGTGGGATGGCTCCATCGAGACCCTGTCAGAACACGAAGCAGATGCCAATGGAGAGG GCCTCGAGGTGCCGGAGCTGGAGAAatcctccctcaccccttccctcagCCAGTGACACCCCACGGACGGGGGGCTTGGGAGTGAAGTCTTCTCACTGCTGGAGTCCTAGTGAGGCGCCCAGGCAGTCCTCGAATTCAGGGATGCGGGCCATCTGCAGCCAGTCCTTAGGGGCCCCTGGCCGTTCCAAGGCCTGCACCGGGGCCCCGAGATGGGGCTGGGAGAAGCCTGTGGACAGAGGGGACTACTGGTCCCCGCGAGCAGCACCTTCCCGGGGCCCTGACTCTGCCATGCGGCCCTCGCTGAGGAGGCCATCTCTGGGTGACCCCCCAGCTGAAGGACACAGGCAGGAGTGGCCAAGAGAGCCCCCTGCCAGGTCTGGGCGGAGAGCCAAGGACCATCCTCCAAGAACGGTGGCCTGGGCGGATCTCTGA
- the CCDC88B gene encoding coiled-coil domain-containing protein 88B isoform X2, whose product MDGGEGPRLRDFLSGSLATWALGLAGLVGEAEVPEREEEEEGEGPLCPEKRFLHLIDGALLLRVLGIVIPTSRGGPQMLRGHDGPAAQRIHNLNHLWGRLRDFYQEELQLLILSPPPDLQTLGFDPFSEEAVEELEGILRLLLGASVQCEHRELFIRHIQGLSLEVQSELAAAIQEVTQPGAGVVLALAVREPGELEPQELEMLLRSLMGTLLRLARERDMGAQRLAEMLLERQAAPLLPEAPARTPLEAPSHHLALQLANTKAQLRRLQQELEEKAELLLDSQAEVQGLEAEIRRLRQKAQALSGQAQRAELYREEVEALRERTGRLLRLQEELRRCREQLQALQACKSQLEEERVLSRALEASKALLEEQLEVAQGRCARLHETQRENLLLRTRLGEAHAELDSLRHQVDQLAEENVELELQLQRSLEPPLGSPGEAPPPGAAPSLHDEVREAEAGRLRTLERENQELRGLLRVLEGQPGGQHPLLEEQSEDALLPEPDVAPQACLASDRGPQDLAGQVRDEGTQALDLAPPVSDSVHETLPVCPQAPDSVPQVIERPLHVAAEASQNTDLTLQGSGPAVAAQESPEKAGPGALLQTPTSVVPPQAPGTEIQAELLGRETGESGPEVRVSRQGGPGSKPGPSELSLCAQLEERKTPDQGLDPPKGQMEARAHNQKLEGRAGDPAQQNLQQKSEGASEAQPQEEPILEEVLAGGVPEQEALRVEVAQLRREAEALRAELEAQAWRLEARGSEAARLSEELAQARKAEAESHREVEAQALEKARLRDAVEAAGRELEAASREREALAEALAASGRERRQWEREGPRLRARAEAAEERLQVLESEGCQRLQEAGREREALKEELEKAVLRGQELGARLEQLQGELGQATLERQAFLREQEIQQQRYQGLEQRLEAELQAAATSKEEALRELKARAQQLEQELVRLRQGPAGLGTERHDEHMIPGAQSGRLIEMERSNATLVAEKVALQGQLQHLEGQLGSLQSRAQELLLQSQRAQEHSSRLQAEKSILEMQGQELHRKLGVLEEEVRVARQAHEETRGQQQALLRDHEALTQLQRRQEAELEGLLVRHRDLKANMRTLELAHRELQGRHEQLQAQRASVEAQEVALLAERERLMQDGHRQRGLEEELRRLQSEHERAQMLLAEVSRERGELQGERGELRGRLARLELERAQLEVQSQRLRESNQQLDLSACRLTTQCELLTELRSAQEEENRQLLAEVQALSRENRELLERSLESRDHLHREQREYLDQLNALRREKQKLVEKIMDQYRVLEPGPLPRTKKGSWLADKVKRLMRPRREGGLHGGPRLGADGAGSTESLGAPPETELSKGREADGTGSLSPAPMRRAQSSLCLRDETLEGGQRRKLSSRFPVGRSSESFSPGDTPRQRFRQRRPGPLGAPSSRGKGPGVGWDGSIETLSEHEADANGEGLEVPELEKSSLTPSLSQ is encoded by the exons ATGGATGGGGGCGAGGGGCCCAGACTCAGAGACTTCCTGAGTGGGAGCCTGGCCACCTGG GCACTGGGACTGGCCGGCCTGGTGGGAGAGGCGGAGGTGccggagagggaagaggaggaggaaggagaggggcccCTTTGCCCAGAGAAGAGGTTCCTGCATCTCATCGATGGGGCCCTGCTGCTCCGGGTGCTGGGCATCGT AATTCCCACATCCCGAGGGGGTCCTCAGATGCTCAGGGGCCACGATGGCCCCGCAGCCCAGCGAATACATAACCTGAACCACCTGTGGGGCCGTCTGAGGGATTTCTACCAG gaggAACTGCAGCTGCTGATCCTGTCGCCACCCCCAGACCTCCAGACGTTGGGGTTTGACCCCTTCTCAG AGGAGGCAGTAGAGGAATTGGAAGGCATCCTTCGGCTCTTGCTGGGGGCGTCAGTGcag TGCGAACACCGGGAACTCTTCATCCGACACATACAGGGCCTCAGCCTCGAGGTCCAGAGCGAGTTGGCTGCTGCCATCCAGGAG GTGACCCAGCCCGGGGCAGGCGTGGTGCTGGCACTAGCTGTGCGAGAGCCCGGGGAGCTGGAGCCCCAGGAGCTGGAGATGCTGCTCCGGAGCCTGATGGGGACTTTGTTAAGGCTGGCGCGGGAGCGCGACATGGGGGCCCAG CGCTTGGCTGAAATGCTGCTGGAGCGACAGGCGGCCCCTTTGCTGCCCGAGGCGCCTGCTAGGACTCCTCTAGAGGCCCCCTCACACCACCTGGCCCTGCAGCTGGCCAACACCAAGGCCCAGCTGCGGCGCCTGCAGCAGGAGCT GGAAGAGAAGGCCGAGCTGCTGCTAGACTCCCAGGCAGAGGTGCAGGGCTTGGAGGCCGAAATCCGAAGGCTCCGCCAGAAG GCCCAGGCGCTGTCGGGACAGGCCCAGCGGGCCGAGCTGTACCGCGAGGAGGTCGAGGCGCTGCGGGAGCGGACCGGCCGCCTGCTCCGCCTGCAGGAGGAGCTGCGACGCTGCCGCGAGCAGCTGCAGGCGCTCCAGGCCTGCAAAAGCCAGCTGGAG GAGGAACGGGTGCTCTCCAGAGCTCTAGAAGCCTCCAAGGCTCTCCTGGAGGAGCAGCTGGAGGTGGCTCAAGGGCGCTGTGCCCGGCTGCACGAGACCCAGCGCGAGAATCTGTTGCTTCGGACCCGTTTGGGCGAGGCCCACGCG GAGTTGGACTCCCTGCGGCATCAGGTGGACCAGCTGGCAGAGGAGAACGTGGAGCTGGAGCTGCAGCTGcagcggagcctggagcctcccctGGGCTCTCCTGGGGAGG CACCCCCACCCGGAGCAGCCCCTTCACTTCATGACgaagtgagagaggcagaggccgGACGGCTGCGGACCCTGGAGAGGGAGAATCAGGAGCTTCGGGGCCTGCTTCGGGTGCTAGAGGGGCAGCCTGGTGGCCAG CACCCCCTgctggaggagcagagtgaggatGCCTTGCTTCCAGAGCCGGATGTGGCTCCCCAGGCCTGCCTGGCCTCAGACCGTGGCCCCCAGGATTTGGCTGGCCAGGTCCGGGACGAAGGCACCCAGGCCTTGGACCTGGCTCCACCCGTATCAGACTCGGTCCATGAGACATTACCTGTGTGTCCCCAGGCACCGGACTCAGTCCCACAGGTGATAGAGAGGCCTCTCCATGTGGCTGCCGAGGCCTCTCAGAACACAGACTTGACCCTCCAGGGATCGGGGCCTGCCGTAGCAGCCCAGGAGTCCCCGGAGAAGGCTGGCCCTGGAGCCCTCCTCCAGACTCCCACCTCTGTGGTCCCACCTCAAGCTCCAGGGACAGAAATTCAGGCTGAGCTGTTGGGAAGAGAGACTGGAGAGTCAGGGCCTGAAGTCCGGGTGTCGAGACAGGGGGGCCCTGGGAGCAAGCCTGGACCCTCCGAGCTCAGCCTCTGTGCGCAACTGGAGGAGCGGAAGACCCCAGATCAAGGGCTGGACCCACCCAAGGGGCAGATGGAGGCCAGGGCGCACAATCAGAagctggagggcagggctggggacccAGCCCAGCAGAATCTGCAGCAGAAGTCGGAAGGGGCTTCAGAGGCCCAGCCCCAGGAGGAGCCTATCCTAGAGGAGGTCCTGGCTGGTGGGGTTCCAGAGCAGGAGGCCCTGAGGGTGGAGGTGGCGCAGCTGAGGAGAGAGGCCGAGGCCCTCCGAGCAGAGCTAGAGGCCCaggcctggaggctggaggcccgAGGCTCGGAAGCTGCCCGTCTCTCCGAGGAGCTGGCTCAGGCTCGGAAGGCAGAGGCCGAGTCCCATCGGGAGGTGGAGGCCCAGGCCCTGGAGAAGGCACGGCTGCGGGACGCAGTGGAGGCAGCTGGTCGCGAGCTGGAGGCTGCATCGCGGGAGCGGGAGGCGCTGGCCGAGGCCCTGGCGGCGTCCGGTCGAGAGCGGAGGCAGTGGGAGCGCGAGGGGCCCAGACTGCGGGCCCGGGCCGAGGCGGCTGAGGAGCGGCTGCAGGTGCTGGAGAGCGAGGGCTGTCAGCGGCTGCAGGAGGccggcagggagagggaggccctCAAGGAG GAGCTAGAGAAGGCCGTGCTGCgtggccaggagctgggggctCGGCTGGAACAGCTGCAGGGCGAGCTCGGACAGGCGACTCTGGAGCGCCAGGCATTTCTGCGGGAACAGGAGATCCagcagcagag GTACCAAGGCCTGGAGCAGCGGCTAGAGGCTGAGCTGCAGGCAGCGGCCACCAGCAAGGAGGAGGCCCTGAGGGAGCTCAAGGCGAGAGCCCAGCAGCTGGAGCAGGAGCTGGTCCGG CTGCGCCAGGGTCCAGCGGGGTTGGGGACTGAGCGGCACGATGAGCACATGATCCCGGGGGCCCAGAGTGGGCGGCTCATCGAGATGGAGCGGAGC AATGCAACCCTGGTGGCCGAGAAGGTGGCTCTGCAGGGACAGCTCCAGCAcctggaggggcagctgggcagcCTGCAGAGCCGGGCCCAGGAGCTCCTGCTGCAGAGTCAGCGGGCGCAGGAGCACAGCAGCCGCCTGCAG gCTGAGAAGTCTATACTGGAGATGCAGGGCCAGGAGCTGCACAGGAAGCTGGGggtgctggaggaggaggtgcgGGTGGCGCGGCAGGCCCATGAGGAGACGCGGGGGCAGCAGCAGGCTCTGCTTCGGGACCACGAGGCCCTGACACAGCTGCAGCGGCGGCAGGAGGCTGAGCTAGAGGGACTGCTGGTCCGGCACCGCGACCTCAAGGCCAACATGCGCACACTGGAGCTGGCCCACCGGGAGCTGCAGGGCCG GCACGAGCAGCTGCAGGCACAGAGGGCCAGCGTGGAGGCGCAGGAGGTGGCCCTGCTGGCAGAGCGAGAACGCCTGATGCAGGACGGGCACCGGCAGCGGGGCCTGGAGGAGGAGCTGCGGAGGCTGCAGAGTGAGCACGAGAG GGCTCAGATGCTGCTGGCAGAGGTGTCCCGGGAGCGAGGCGAGCTGCAGGGGGAACGCGGGGAGCTGCGGGGCCGCCTGGCGCGGCTGGAGCTGGAGCGCGCGCAGCTGGAGGTGCAGAGCCAGCGGCTGCGGGAGTCCAACCAGCAGCTGGACCTGAGTGCCTGCCGGCTGACCACGCAGTGCgag ctgTTGACCGAGCTCCGGAGCGCCCAGGAGGAGGAGAACCGGCAGCTGCTGGCAGAGGTGCAGGCGCTGAGCCGGGAGAACCGGGAGCTCCTGGAGCGCAGCCTGGAGAGCCGGGACCATCTGCACCGAGAGCAGCGGGAGTACCT GGACCAGCTCAACGCCTTGCGCCGGGAGAAACAGAAGCTGGTGGAGAAGATCATGGACCAGTACCGAGTGCTGGAGCCTGGGCCCCTGCCCCGGACCAA GAAGGGCAGCTGGTTGGCAGACAAGGTGAAGAGGCTGATGCGGCCCCGGCGGGAGGGGGGCCTCCATGGGGGGCCGCGCCTGGGGGCCGATGGGGCTGGAAGCACCGAGAGCCTGGGGGCCCCCCCAGAGACGGAGCTCTCCAAGGGCAGGGAGGCAGATGGGACAG GGTCCCTGTCACCGGCACCCATGCGCAGAGCCCAGAGCTCTCTCTGCCTGCGGGATGAGACCCTGGAAGGTGGGCAGCGGCGGAAACTCAGCTCAAGGTTCCCTGTGGGGCGGAGCTCGGAGTCATTCAGCCCTGGGGACACTCCCAGGCAACGATTCAGGCAGCGGAGGCCAGGACCCCTTGGGGCACCCAGCTCCCGTGGCAAAG GACCTGGCGTGGGGTGGGATGGCTCCATCGAGACCCTGTCAGAACACGAAGCAGATGCCAATGGAGAGG GCCTCGAGGTGCCGGAGCTGGAGAAatcctccctcaccccttccctcagCCAGTGA